The Amblyomma americanum isolate KBUSLIRL-KWMA chromosome 6, ASM5285725v1, whole genome shotgun sequence genome has a window encoding:
- the LOC144094894 gene encoding uncharacterized protein LOC144094894: protein MPSDHTPDHPSNAFERSPYPASVPLRKEYGGDAPSRPLLPLPYPESWPLSLEHRADVPLQALLPTPYHASRPSPREHSGDDPLGPLLPLPYFTGRRSPRKHEADDAFDAFLHSPSPASSPLPTDHAGDVSVALLPSPYPSSRRLYSEHDTDGPLEALLPTPRPASLPSPKKQGEDNHLGPLLPLPYSAGRRSLMEHEANVPLGALLKSPYSAYRSWPVEHTAEAVLGALLPSPSLTSMPLSLSREHGTDAPLQALLPTPYPESSPSSSEDDPGTPLGPLLPEPCPTGRRSPMEQEADVPSGVQTWSPYFQFQPWSSEGAEDVVLGALLPSPYRTFRLPPSQHGIKAPLRALLPTPYPASRPPQHDPDSPLGALLPSPYPARLRSPREQGTDVFSDALLRAPYPASSPAHMAHNEDVALGALLPTPCPAPRLSPMEHCTDATLGPLLPSPFLDFRPWKHGPNGPLRPLLRSPYPTPASSSSEHRTDVPFREVERSPYRTSRLLLNKYCTGARLGTLLQSPTPVPRPTRRVFGTDALLG from the coding sequence ATGCCCAGCGATCACACCCCAGATCACCCTTCCAACGCGTTCGAGAGGTCGCCGTACCCGGCGTCTGTGCCATTACGCAAGGAGTACGGCGGAGACGCTCCTTCGCGGCCTCTCCTGCCATTGCCTTACCCCGAATCTTGGCCATTATCCTTGGAGCATCGCGCCGATGTACCTTTGCAGGCGCTTCTCCCTACACCCTATCATGCGTCCAGGCCATCGCCGAGAGAGCACAGTGGAGATGATCCTTTGGGGCCGCTTTTGCCATTACCTTACTTCACGGGGAGGCGATCACCGAGGAAGCACGAGGCCGATGATGCTTTTGACGCATTCCTGCACTCTCCCAGCCCGGCGTCCAGCCCATTGCCCACGGATCACGCTGGAGATGTTTCGGTAGCGCTACTGCCATCGCCTTACCCCTCATCTAGGCGATTATACTCGGAGCACGACACCGATGGCCCTTTGGAGGCGCTCCTCCCGACGCCCCGTCCAGCATCCTTGCCATCGCCGAAGAAGCAAGGAGAAGATAATCATTTGGGGCCGCTCTTGCCGTTACCTTACTCTGCTGGGAGGCGATCGCTTATGGAGCACGAGGCCAATGTCCCTTTAGGCGCACTCTTGAAGTCGCCCTATTCTGCGTACAGGTCATGGCCCGTGGAGCACACTGCAGAAGCCGTTTTGGGGGCACTCCTACCATCGCCTTCTCTCACTTCTATGCCATTGTCATTGTCCAGGGAGCATGGCACCGATGCCCCTTTGCAGGCACTCCTCCCGACGCCCTATCCTGAGTCAAGTCCATCGTCAAGCGAGGACGATCCAGGCACCCCTTTGGGGCCGCTCCTGCCGGAACCTTGCCCCACTGGAAGGCGATCACCCATGGAGCAAGAGGCCGATGTTCCTTCTGGTGTGCAAACATGGTCGCCGTACTTTCAGTTCCAGCCATGGTCCTCGGAGGGCGCCGAAGATGTCGTTTTGGGGGCCCTCCTGCCATCTCCTTACCGCACATTTAGGCTACCCCCAAGCCAGCACGGCATCAAAGCTCCTTTGCGGGCGCTCCTCCCGACGCCCTATCCCGCATCTAGGCCACCGCAGCATGACCCCGATTCTCCTTTGGGGGCGCTCCTACCGTCGCCTTACCCCGCACGGTTGCGATCACCCAGAGAGCAAGGAACCGATGTCTTTTCGGACGCGCTTCTGCGGGCGCCCTACCCTGCGTCTAGTCCAGCGCACATGGCGCACAATGAAGATGTGGCTTTGGGGGCGCTCCTGCCGACGCCTTGTCCTGCACCTAGGCTATCGCCCATGGAACACTGCACCGACGCCACACTTGGGCCGCTCTTGCCGTCGCCATTCCTCGATTTCAGGCCCTGGAAGCATGGCCCCAATGGCCCTTTGAGGCCGCTCCTGCGGTCACCATATCCGACGCCTGCGTCGTCGTCCAGTGAGCACCGCACCGATGTTCCTTTTCGAGAGGTCGAGCGGTCGCCTTACCGTACGTCGAGGTTATTACTCAACAAATACTGCACCGGTGCTCGTCTGGGGACGCTGCTGCAGTCGCCCACACCCGTGCCCAGACCGACGCGGAGAGTGTTCGGCACGGATGCCCTTCTGGGGTAA